TTCGGAGAAACCTATCCCGAACCCGAGAAATTCTAAAAACTACTGAATGTGCAAAGTAAAGGAGAAAGAAATATGGCATATTTTTATGAAGAACCGTCAAGAACCTTTGGTGAATATCTTTTAGTACCCGGATATTCCTCTAAGGAATGTATTCCGTCGGCAGTCAGCTTGAAAACTCCCTGCGTAAAATTCAAAAAGGGAGAAGAGCCTGCAATTTCTATGAATATTCCTCTTGTTTCTGCTATTATGCAGTCAGTTTCAGGGGATAAAATGGCTATTGCTTTAGCAAAAGAGGGCGGAATTTCATTTATCTACGGCTCTCAGTCAATAGAAGATGAAGCAAATATGGTAAGGAGAGTTAAAAGCTATAAAAAAGGCTTTGTAAGCTCTGACAGTAACCTTACTCCTGAGCATACTCTTGCTGATGTGCTTGCGCTTAAAGAAAAAACAGGACATTCTACTGTTGCAATAACTGATGATGCTACTGCTAACGGACGTTTACTCGGTATAGTTACAAGCCGTGATTACAGAATTTCCCGTACAAGCCTTGACACTAAGGTAAAGGAATTTATGACTCCCTTTGAGAAGCTTGTATATGCTGATGAAAATACCTCTCTTAAGGTAGCTAACGATATAATCTGGGATAATAAGCTCAACTGCTTACCTCTTATAGACAAAGACCAAAGACTTAAATATTTTGTTTTCAGAAAGGACTATGACTCCCACAAGGAAAACAAAAACGAGCTTTTGGATAAAAATAAGAGCTATGTAGTAGGCGCAGGTATCAATACCCGTGACTTTGAGCAGCGTGTTCCCGCTCTTGTTGAAGCAGGTGCAGACGTGCTTTGTATAGACAGCTCCGAGGGCTTTACCGAATGGCAGAAAATCACTATTGATTACATAAGAAAAACCTATGGAGATACTGTTAAGGTCGGCGCAGGCAACGTTGTTGACAGAGAGGGCTTTTTATTCCTTGCCCAAGCAGGAGCAGACTTTATTAAGGTCGGTATCGGCGGCGGTTCAATCTGTATTACCCGTGAACAAAAGGGTATCGGAAGAGGACAGGCAACAGCATTGATTGATGTTTGTAAGGCAAGAGATGAATATTTTGAAAAAACCGGCATATATATTCCTATATGCTCCGATGGCGGAATAGTTCACGATTATCATATTACCCTTGCACTTGCTATGGGTGCTGATTTCATTATGCTGGGCAGATATTTTGCACGTTTTGATGAAAGCCCTACAAATAAGCTTAAAATAGGAAACACCTATGTTAAGGAATATTGGGGCGAAGGCTCTAACAGAGCAAGAAACTGGCAGCGTTACGATATGGGCGGAGCAAGCAAGCTTTCCTTTGAGGAGGGCGTTGACAGCTATGTGCCCTATGCAGGAAGCCTTAAGGATAATGTAAATCAAACCTTAAGTAAAGTAAGGTCAACTATGTGCAACTGCGGAGTTTTAAGCATTCCCGATTTGCAGAAGAATGCTAAGATTACAGTAGTTTCTTCAACAAGTATAGTTGAAGGCGGAAGCCACGATGTAATTCTTAAGGATAGCAACAGCGGCTTTGGCAAATAATTTTTCTAAGAGGTGATAACCACTTGAGCCTTATATTTTTGTTAAATCAATTAGGAGAAAACAGAATTAAGCTTTTGCTCAATGAGCCTATGAGAAACCATACAACCTTTAAAATAGGCGGCATTGCAAATGTAGTAATCTGCCCGTCTGATACAGGCGAGCTTGTTACAGCACTAAAGCTTTGCAAGGAAAATTCGCTTAGCTCCTTTGTTATGGGCAACGGTTCAAATCTTCTTTTTGATGACAACGGCACTCAAAAGGTTATCATTAAAACAAAGGATTGTAATAAGATAACTGTAAAGGGCGATACAATAGTTGCTCAGTGCGGAGTAATGCTTCCAAAGCTTGCATCGGTTGCTTGCGAAAATTCTCTTACGGGACTTGAGTTTGCGGCGGGAATTCCTGCCAGCGTCGGCGGAGCCGTATTTATGAATGCGGGAGCCTACGAGGGCGAAATGTCACAGCTTGTTGAAAAAACAACATATTGTGATAAGAATGGCAATATTTTCACCCTGAGTAAGAATGAGCACAATTTTTCCTATCGCCATAGCTTTTTTGAAGAAAATAAAGATTTTTGCGTTCTTGAAACAGAGCTTAAGCTTAAAGAAGGCAATAAAGCTCAGATAGAACAAAAAATGCAGGAGCTCAATACAAGGCGCAGAGAAAAACAGCCCCTTGATTTACCATCGGCAGGAAGTGCTTTTAAACGTCCCGAGGGAGATTATGCGGCAGCGCTTATTGACCAATGCGGTCTTAAAGGCTTTAAGGTGGGCGGCGCTAAGGTAAGCGAAAAGCACAGCGGCTTTATAGTTAATATAGGAAATGCCACCTGCTCCGATGTTTTAGAGCTTATGAAATGCATAAAGCAAAAGGTTTACAACCAAAAAGGCATTGAGCTGACACCTGAAATAATATATGTAAAATAGTAAAAAGCACTTATGATAGTGAGACTTCTCATAAGTATATTTGGCAGCCACAGATTATTTAATCTGTAGCTGCCAATATTTTTTATACATAAGAAATGAGAGCCTTTCAAGTGATATTCCGACTATCGTCGGAGTGATATTTTTGATAAATCAAAAGTGATATTAAAACCTATGGTTTTAGTTGTATTTTATTCGCAACCAAAACTTGCAAAGCAAATACCACTCTTTTTTGAATATCTCTCCTTTGGCGAGGAATTCAAAAAAGAATAACACTGCAAAGCAATATCACTTGCCTTTTGGCGAATAAAACTGCGAGACTTCATTATGTGAAGTCTCGCTATCATAAGTGCTTTTTTAAATATAAAATTTATTTTTTGCAAAGCATAGCGGCACCGACGATGCCTGCATCATTTCCCAACTGTGCGCGGGTGATAGGGGGCATAGGAAGCCTTAATCCTGCAAAAGCGTGTTCAGACAAATATTTAAGTATGGGAGCAAAAATATATTCGCCCTCGTGGCTTATTCCGCCGCCTACAAGAACTATTTCAGGTCTGAATACGTTTATAAAGTCAACAAGGCCCTCTGCTACGTATACAAGATATGTATCAACAACCTTTTGAGCAACGGCATCTCCTTTTTTTGCAAAGTCAAAGGCTGTTCTTCCGCTTACAAGGGATAAATCGGGAGTTTCCTTAGCCATCATACAGTCGGGGTTTTGCTCAATGGCTCTTTTTGTTTGCCTTATAAGAGCAGTTGCAGAGGCATAGCTTTCCCAACAGCCGTTTCTTCCGCAGGTGCAGGGCTCTCCACCCATTATAAGCATAGTATGGCCAAGCTCAGCTCCTGTACCGTTGGAGCCTTCGAAAATTTTGCCGTCAATTATTACGCCGCCGCCGACACCTGTTCCCAAAGTAATTAAAAGCACGTGCTTATAGCCCTTTGCAGCGCCTGCATAGGCTTCTCCCAAAGCGGCGCAGTTTGCATCGTTGCTTATATAGACATTAAAGTCTATTTTTTCTTTTAATGCGGGCACCAAGGGGAAATTTTCCATTCTGATATTGTTTGAGTAAATAACAACGCCGTTTTTAGAGTCAATACTTCCGGGGCTTCCGATACCTACTCCGCCGATTTTTTCACGGGGAATATTATTTTGCTCCAAAAGAAGCTCTATTTGCTTTGACATTTTCTCAACAATATTTTCAACGCCCTTTTGCGCCTCTGTTTTAACGGAATTTTTGGAAATTATTTTTCCGTCCTCATCAACAATTCCCGTTGCGATATTTGTACCGCCTAAATCAATACCGATGTAATACATAATTTAAACCTTTCAATTATTCTTTTCCTTCAAGCTTTTTATTGTTTTGCGCTATAGCTTCTCTGTAAGTTTCACATATGGCTTTTCCGAAATTCTCTACGGAATATTTTTCAGCAACAGCTTTTCCCTGTTCGGAAAGCTGTTGTTTTTCTTCCAAAGAGGAATTTTTGATTTTAAGCAGCTTTTCAATATATTCGTCCTCGTCCTTGAATATATAGCCTGTTTGTCCGTCAATTACAATATCTTCAATACATTCGTCAAGCTTAGCAAGTACAGGTAAGCCCGAAGCCAAAGCCTCGATATAGGTAATACCCTGAGTTTCAGATTCCGAAGCGCTTGCAAAAACATCGGCGCACTGATAAATCAAAGGCACGTCCTCGTGATTTTGCTTGCCTGCAAAAATAACCTTGTCGGCAACGTTGTATTCCTCAGCAAGAGCCTTAAGCTCTTCTTCATAGGGACCGTAGCCTGCTATAAGCAAAACTATGTTTTCATCTATTGTTGAAATCTTTTTCATAGCCTTAAGAAGAAAATCAATATTTTTCTCCTTGGCAAGACGTCCTAAAAATATAACTACAAATTTATCGGAAAGACCGTATCTGTCCCGAGCGTTTTCTATTTCTTCCTTTGAAAAGCTTGCGCTGCTGAAGCTTGAAAAATCAATTCCCGTAGGAATTACGGTGATTGGCTTATTTACTCCGTATTCAATAAGAGCACGCTTTGTTTTATTGGTGGGAGCAACCAAAAACGCACAGGTGTTGCCCATTACACGAGAAAGCCAACGGACTATTTTTCTTGCCGTTTTTTCAAAATGACCTCTTGTTATATAGTGAGTATAGTCCTCATACATTGTGTGATAAGTATATATAATCGGAATGTGTAGCTTTTTAGCTATAAAGGAAGCAAAAGCACGCATTGTATATTCAGTATGAATATGAACAACATCAAGCTTAAGCTCAGATAAAATCTTCTGCGCCTTTCGGCTGTAAGGCTGAGAAAGACGGTAGCCGTAAAGATATTTAAGACGAACTCCCGGAATACGTAAAACTCCGCCGTCGTGGATAATGCCCATAAGCTTTGTGTTTTCTGTGGGGGCAATAACGTATACGTTATGACCTAATTTTTCAAGGGATTGACGCAAGGTTTCAACTGAAATTGCAACACCGTTGATATCAGGGTCATATGTATCTGTAAAAAGAGCTATGTTAAGCTTTTGGTCAGGATTTTCAGCTTTTTTAGGCGCAGTAAGAGTACCGTTGTAAACGCCCTCGTAAACTTTCTTTAGGCTCTGACCGATAGCAGAGAGAGCTCTTTGCTCTGCTACCTGCCTTCCGCCGATAGTTAAATCTGCATATTTTCCGTTAACGGCATCTCTTATTACATTGGCAAATTCATCATTGTTGGTACATTTTTTACAGTTTACACCGTCCACAAGCCAAGGGTCATAAACGGGAATATCACGCACAATAGTAACCTGATTGGAAGCTAAAGCCTCCAGCACAACAATACCCTCATTTTCTTCATAAGAGGGGAAGAAAAAGGCGTTTGCACCTGTATATGCGCCCTCAAAAACGTCTCCGCTCATATAGCCTGCAAAAATAACGTTGTCAGGGTGATTTTTTGTAACGGTATTTCTTATTTCGGCAGGTATACTGTAAAGGGGAGTTTCGCCAAACCAGATAAATGTTACGTCAGGAAGCTTTCTTGCAACCTCAACAAAATCAAGAATACCTTTTCTCTTAATCCAAAGTCCCGCCGCAACTACAACCTTATCCTCAGGCTTAAGGTTGAAATAATCACGGAACGCCTTTGCCTTTCGTTCGTCAGCTTTAAAACGGTCAATATCAATTCCGTTGGAAATAGGAAATGTAGGCACGCTTATACCGTAGCTTTTGATAAGCTTTTTGGTATAGGGGGTAGGGGTTATTATAGCATCTGATTTTGAATAGAGATATACAAGTATTTTTTTCAAAACAGGCGCAGCGGCATTGGATAAAAGAAAGGAGTTTTTAAAATCCTCCATTGTAGTATGCGCATGGTAAATTACCTTTGCCCCTTTTTTACGTGCTTTTTTAATTATATTTGCGCTGTTTGCGTAAACAGTATTTATATGAAGTATATCAAAATCGTCGTCGGGGTTTGTAGTATATTCCACTCCTGCCATATCAAGAGCCTTCATCTGATGGGACATAGCTTTTCCCACACCCGATTTAGATATAACCTTAATGCCTTCGAAA
This is a stretch of genomic DNA from Oscillospiraceae bacterium. It encodes these proteins:
- a CDS encoding IMP dehydrogenase, which gives rise to MAYFYEEPSRTFGEYLLVPGYSSKECIPSAVSLKTPCVKFKKGEEPAISMNIPLVSAIMQSVSGDKMAIALAKEGGISFIYGSQSIEDEANMVRRVKSYKKGFVSSDSNLTPEHTLADVLALKEKTGHSTVAITDDATANGRLLGIVTSRDYRISRTSLDTKVKEFMTPFEKLVYADENTSLKVANDIIWDNKLNCLPLIDKDQRLKYFVFRKDYDSHKENKNELLDKNKSYVVGAGINTRDFEQRVPALVEAGADVLCIDSSEGFTEWQKITIDYIRKTYGDTVKVGAGNVVDREGFLFLAQAGADFIKVGIGGGSICITREQKGIGRGQATALIDVCKARDEYFEKTGIYIPICSDGGIVHDYHITLALAMGADFIMLGRYFARFDESPTNKLKIGNTYVKEYWGEGSNRARNWQRYDMGGASKLSFEEGVDSYVPYAGSLKDNVNQTLSKVRSTMCNCGVLSIPDLQKNAKITVVSSTSIVEGGSHDVILKDSNSGFGK
- the murB gene encoding UDP-N-acetylmuramate dehydrogenase; protein product: MRNHTTFKIGGIANVVICPSDTGELVTALKLCKENSLSSFVMGNGSNLLFDDNGTQKVIIKTKDCNKITVKGDTIVAQCGVMLPKLASVACENSLTGLEFAAGIPASVGGAVFMNAGAYEGEMSQLVEKTTYCDKNGNIFTLSKNEHNFSYRHSFFEENKDFCVLETELKLKEGNKAQIEQKMQELNTRRREKQPLDLPSAGSAFKRPEGDYAAALIDQCGLKGFKVGGAKVSEKHSGFIVNIGNATCSDVLELMKCIKQKVYNQKGIELTPEIIYVK
- a CDS encoding ROK family protein — its product is MYYIGIDLGGTNIATGIVDEDGKIISKNSVKTEAQKGVENIVEKMSKQIELLLEQNNIPREKIGGVGIGSPGSIDSKNGVVIYSNNIRMENFPLVPALKEKIDFNVYISNDANCAALGEAYAGAAKGYKHVLLITLGTGVGGGVIIDGKIFEGSNGTGAELGHTMLIMGGEPCTCGRNGCWESYASATALIRQTKRAIEQNPDCMMAKETPDLSLVSGRTAFDFAKKGDAVAQKVVDTYLVYVAEGLVDFINVFRPEIVLVGGGISHEGEYIFAPILKYLSEHAFAGLRLPMPPITRAQLGNDAGIVGAAMLCKK
- a CDS encoding glycosyltransferase, giving the protein MKVLLYFEGIKVISKSGVGKAMSHQMKALDMAGVEYTTNPDDDFDILHINTVYANSANIIKKARKKGAKVIYHAHTTMEDFKNSFLLSNAAAPVLKKILVYLYSKSDAIITPTPYTKKLIKSYGISVPTFPISNGIDIDRFKADERKAKAFRDYFNLKPEDKVVVAAGLWIKRKGILDFVEVARKLPDVTFIWFGETPLYSIPAEIRNTVTKNHPDNVIFAGYMSGDVFEGAYTGANAFFFPSYEENEGIVVLEALASNQVTIVRDIPVYDPWLVDGVNCKKCTNNDEFANVIRDAVNGKYADLTIGGRQVAEQRALSAIGQSLKKVYEGVYNGTLTAPKKAENPDQKLNIALFTDTYDPDINGVAISVETLRQSLEKLGHNVYVIAPTENTKLMGIIHDGGVLRIPGVRLKYLYGYRLSQPYSRKAQKILSELKLDVVHIHTEYTMRAFASFIAKKLHIPIIYTYHTMYEDYTHYITRGHFEKTARKIVRWLSRVMGNTCAFLVAPTNKTKRALIEYGVNKPITVIPTGIDFSSFSSASFSKEEIENARDRYGLSDKFVVIFLGRLAKEKNIDFLLKAMKKISTIDENIVLLIAGYGPYEEELKALAEEYNVADKVIFAGKQNHEDVPLIYQCADVFASASESETQGITYIEALASGLPVLAKLDECIEDIVIDGQTGYIFKDEDEYIEKLLKIKNSSLEEKQQLSEQGKAVAEKYSVENFGKAICETYREAIAQNNKKLEGKE